One segment of Solanum stenotomum isolate F172 chromosome 1, ASM1918654v1, whole genome shotgun sequence DNA contains the following:
- the LOC125856413 gene encoding NAD(P)H-quinone oxidoreductase subunit H, chloroplastic-like, translating into MTCLLPYGVAEYQKLITRNPTFLERVEGVGIIGRDEAVNWGLSGPMLRASGIEWDLRKVDHYESYDKFDWQVQWQREGDSLDRYLVRIGEMTESIKIIQQDLEGIPGGPYENLEMQRFDRLKDPEWNDFEYRFISKKPSPTFELSKQELYVRVEAPKGELGIFLIGDQSVRLLGA; encoded by the exons ATgacatgtctcttaccttatg GGGTTGCTGAGTATCAAAAACTTATTACCCGGAATCCTACTTTTTTAGAACGAGTTGAAGGTGTAGGCATTATTGGGAGAGACGAGGCAGTAAATTGGGGTTTATCGGGACCAATGCTACGAGCTTCCGGAATAGAATGGGATCTTCGTAAAGTTGATCATTATGAGTCTTACGACAAATTTGATTGGCAGGTTCAATGGCAACGAGAAGGGGATTCATTAGATCGTTATTTAGTACGAATCGGTGAAATGACAGAATCCATAAAGATTATTCAACAAGATCTGGAAGGAATTCCAGGAGGGCCTTACGAAAATTTAGAAATGCAACGTTTTGACAGATTAAAAGATCCTGAATGGAATGATTTTGAATATCGGTTTATTAGTAAAAAGCCTTCTCCAACTTTTGAATTGTCGAAACAAGAACTTTATGTGAGAGTTGAAGCCCCAAAAGGAGAATTGGGGATTTTTTTGATAGGCGACCAGAGCGTTAGGTTGCTAGGAGCTTAG
- the LOC125856404 gene encoding uncharacterized protein LOC125856404 has product MATEGEINAASTTNIRPDGGKKSRKGKKHQKSSEEMLPDPTPSEALTSHPPSTTEASDDELGEEAIDVTAGEEWVSRVEVARQAVEILGRRMNMADGKFKTLEDFTLEETENIRKELEGRQRAEFEMKEAITSLECRLMEALSTIETMKAEMKALKEGVAVGGSSSLDRDREARVEAPKPPMFKGVRDAQEVENFLWHLENYFKCNGLKSDESKINTAVLYLSEMAMLWWRRKEAEIGKGTCTINTWEQFREEFKKAFFPNNVIYEAKRKFRELKQTGSIRAYVQEFTTLTLQIPNLTDDDMLFHFMDGLQNWARTELERRQVRTIDEAITQAEALTDFRQEKPDRARGEEMRGSHDHGGGDRGKGEEQRPHPKNHDTYKSDGKKSGRHGNTERKIEVANKGGCYICGGPHGYARCPELKSLGAILRERKEKDAQEQGQGEGTTQLGLIGLCGAITKQPEKPRGYGAQYVDLKINGKPACALVDTGAEVNLMTKKAATRLGLSYSSSNAQLRTVNAPPTPVNGVAHGVSITLGEWQGKANFTVAPLDLFDIILGQEFFQQCHAVIDPYLQRLLVMEQGGSCMVPMVKVPKTEGQVRLTAMQLEKNPKKKESTHTTTIVSSKDNGAKGSLPPHSKKVPRGNNVVMPKKLPRRAHPKKQMSQKTELETIWKMLKALRKGLNRVNGLLVAHTQGSDDDVAAMRRGCRINRWGRVSRPATSQLNLASE; this is encoded by the coding sequence ATGGCAACCGAAGGGGAGATAAACGCTGCTAGCACTACCAACATCCGTCCGGATGGTGGAAAGAAGTCCCGAAAGGGTAAAAAGCACCAAAAGAGTTCTGAAGAAATGCTGCCGGATCCCACACCTAGCGAGGCACTAACATCTCATCCACCCTCGACCACCGAGGCAAGTGACGATGAACTTGGCGAGGAAGCCATCGACGTCACCGCTGGCGAAGAGTGGGTCTCAAGGGTTGAAGTGGCAAGGCAGGCCGTGGAGATATTAGGCCGACGCATGAATATGGCCGACGGCAAATTCAAAACTCTTGAAGACTTCACCCTTGAGGAGACAGAAAACATCCGCAAGGAGTTGGAGGGACGTCAGCGGGCCGAGTTTGAGATGAAGGAGGCTATCACTTCCCTGGAGTGTCGGCTCATGGAGGCGTTGAGCACGATTGAGACCATGAAGGCCGAGATGAAAGCACTCAAGGAAGGTGTGGCAGTTGGAGGATCATCGTCGCTTGATCGAGACAGGGAGGCCAGGGTCGAGGCTCCCAAGCCACCTATGTTCAAAGGCGTCCGTGACGCGCAAGAGGTGGAGAATTTTCTTTGGCatttggagaattacttcaagtgCAACGGGCTGAAGAGCGACGAGAGTAAGATCAACACCGCAGTGTTGTATCTTTCGGAAATGGCCATGCTATGGTGGAGGCGCAAGGAGGCCGAGATAGGGAAGGGGACGTGCACCATCAACACCTGGGAGCAATTCCGggaggagttcaagaaagccttcttCCCTAACAACGTCATCTATGAGGCGAAACGCAAGTTTAGGGAGCTGAAGCAAACGGGTAGCATCCGCGCATATGTGCAGGAGTTCACTACCCTCACACTTCAAATTCCTAACCTCACGGATGATGATatgttgttccacttcatggaTGGGCTACAAAATTGGGCCAGGACGGAGTTGGAACGTCGGCAAGTCAGGACCATAGATGAAGCCATCACGCAGGCCGAAGCTTTGACAGACTTCAGGCAGGAGAAGCCCGACAGAGCCAGAGGAGAAGAGATGAGAGGTAGTCATGACCATGGTGGGGGAGACCGTGGCAAAGGCGAGGAGCAGCggccacatcccaagaatcatgATACCTACAAGTCCGATGGCAAGAAGTCTGGACGTCATGGCAACACGGAGAGGAAGATAGAGGTTGCCAACAAAGGTGGCTGCTACATATGCGGCGGGCCGCATGGTTATGCAAGGTGCCCTGAACTGAAGAGCCTTGGTGCCATCCTGCGAGAGCGGAAGGAGAAAGACGCCCAGGAGCAAGGACAAGGCGAAGGGACGACGCAGTTGGGCTTGATAGGACTATGCGGAGCCATCACGAAGCAGCCAGAGAAGCCAAGAGGATACGGCGCGCAGTATGTCGACCTTAAGATCAATGGAAAACCCGCTTGTGCTTTGGTCGACACGGGTGCAGAGGTCAATCTCATGACCAAAAAGGCAGCAACGAGGTTGGGGCTGAGTTACAGTTCAAGCAACGCCCAACTCAGGACGGTCAATGCACCCCCGACTCCTGTGAACGGAGTCGCGCATGGAGTGAGCATCACGCTAGGCGAGTGGCAAGGTAAGGCCAACTTCACTGTCGCTCCTTTAGATCTTTTTGACATAATTCTTGGGCAGGAGTTCTTCCAGCAGTGCCACGCAGTGATCGACCCTTACCTCCAGCGACTTCTAGTCATGGAGCAAGGAGGATCATGTATGGTGCCCATGGTCAAGGTGCCGAAGACGGAAGGACAAGTCCGCCTAACGGCCATGCAGCTCGAGAAAAACCCTAAGAAGAAGGAGTCGACGCATACGACCACCATTGTGAGTTCGAAAGACAATGGTGCAAAAGGGTCCCTGCCGCCACACTCGAAGAAGGTTCCAAGAGGGAACAATGTTGTGATGCCAAAGAAGCTGCCGAGGCGTGCACATCCTAAGAAGCAGATGAGCCAGAAGACCGAGCTAGAAACGATATGGAAGATGTTGAAGGCGTTGCGTAAGGGCCTTAATCGAGTCAATGGACTATTGGTCGCGCACACACAAGGCTCGGATGACGATGTAGCGGCAATGCGACGCGGTTGTCGCATCAATAGGTGGGGGAGagtgtcacgtcccgccacATCACAGTTAAATTTGGCGTCCGAATAg